The following proteins are encoded in a genomic region of Arachis stenosperma cultivar V10309 chromosome 4, arast.V10309.gnm1.PFL2, whole genome shotgun sequence:
- the LOC130975847 gene encoding uncharacterized protein LOC130975847, whose protein sequence is MGATPFHRSILEVRLPKHFDKPTDMRYDGTQDPLEHLTAFEARMNLEGVGDEVRCRAFPVTLAGPAIRWFNGLPQGSVYGFSDISRAFLAQFTTRIAKAKHPINLLGVTQRQGEPTRKYLDRFNDECLEIDGLTDSVASLCLTNGLLNENFRKHLTTKPVWTMHEIQTVAKEYINDEEVSQVVAANKRQSGYSQPRQQGNGERLKEQAREGAPSKAPRPFPRVGKFTNYTPLTLPIMEVYQQIAEKGILPKPRPLKDRTGGNKNFYCDYHKGYGHQTQDCFDLKDALEQAIREGKLAEFSHLIREPRRHYRDQDEEGKTRSAKRRQEPEDRDHGLTVINVVTAKNAAPRSRSAHKKDAKVLAVSSSLVRNSKKPPSISFGPEDQWFDDAPENPPMVITARVGTDSSNESSSTRGLTRTSCSATYLTHWD, encoded by the coding sequence ATGGGCGCCACCCCATTCCACCGATCCATCCTCGAAGTCCGATTGCCGAAGCACTTCGAcaaaccaacggacatgaggtacgatgGAACTCAAGACCCTCTAGAACACCTCACGGCCTTCGAAGCAAGGATGAATCTAGAGGGAGTAGGGGACGAGGTGAGGTGCCGAGCCTTCCCGGTAACCCTGGCAGGACCCGCGATCagatggtttaacggcctcccgCAAGGGTCCGTCTACGGGTTTTCGGACATCAGTCGTGCATTTCTGGCCCAGTTTACAACACGAATAGCAAAGGCAAAGCACCCGATCAACCTTCTGGGGGTAACCCAGAGACAGGGAGAGCCgaccagaaaatacctggatcggttcaacgacgaatgcttggAGATCGACGGCCTAACCGATTCGGTGGCCAGCCTTTGCCTGacgaacggcctcctcaacgagaaCTTTCGAAAACACCTTACCACGAAACCAGTTTGGACGATGCACGAGATCCAAACGGTAGCCAAGGAGTATATAAACGATGAGGAAGTCAGCCAagtcgtggctgccaataaaCGGCAGTCCGGCTACAGCCAACCTCGGCAACAAGGTAACGGAGAAAGACTAAAGGAACAAGCCAGGGAAGGAGCTCCAAGCAAGGCACCCAGGCCATTCCCCCGGGTCGGGAAATTCACCAACTACACTCCGCTCACTCTCcccatcatggaagtttatcaGCAAATAGCCGAGAAAGGAATCCTGCCGAAGCCCCGACCACTCAAGGACCGTACGGGAGGAAACAAGAACTTCTATTGTGACTACCACAAAGGCTATGGTCACCAAACACAGGACTGCTTTGACCTGAAGGATGCCCTAGAACAAGCGATAAGGGAAGGTAAGCTAGCAGAATTCTCCCATCTCATCAGGGAGCCGAGGAGGCATTATCGCGACCAAGACGAAGAAGGCAAAACCCGTTCGGCAAAGCGGCGTCAAGAGCCAGAAGACAGAGATCACGGCCTCACCGTAATCAACGTGGTGACGGCCAAAAATGCCGCGCCGAGGTCACGATCAGCGCACAAAAAAGATGCTAAGGTCTTGGCGGTCTCCTCCTCGTTGGTGCGAAACTCTAAGAAGCCCCCCTCCATTTCTTTCGGCCCGGAAGACCAATGGTTCGACGACGCCCCAGAAAACCCACCCATGGTCATCacggccagagtgggaaccgATTCGTCAAACGAATCCTCGTCGACACGGGGGCTGACTCGGAcatcatgttccgcaacgtATTTGACGCACTGGGACTAA